The Streptomyces rimosus genomic interval CGCTGCGCGAGGTGCCGGAACCGGCCGGCGAACCGGCCGGCGACCGCCCCCTGGCCCGTGCGTTCCGCCTCGTCTACGACTCCCTGTCGCCGGTCGCGGCCCGTACGCTACGGCTGCTCGGCCTCGCCCCGGCCGGGATCGCGGACGCGCATATCGCCTCCGCCCTGGCCGGCTGCTCGGTCGCCGCCGCCGAAGCGGCCCTGCGGGACTTCGCGGCCCGGGGCCTGATGCGGCCGGTTCAGGAAGACAGGGCGGAAGCCGCGGAACCCGACCCGCGCGGGCACGGCTCCGGGTACGCCGGGAGCGCCGGGCTCCAGGCGCAGTACGCGATGCCCGGCTGCCTGGCGCCGCTCGTGCGCGCCGCGCTCGACGCGAAGGAACGGCCCGCCGAGATCCAGCTCGCCCGGGCACGGATGCTGGAGCGCACCGTACGGCTGCTCCAGTCCTGCCGGGCGCTCGGGGAGCCCGCCGGATCACCGGCCCGGCAGAAGGTCGCCGGACTGCCGCGCTCGCTGCGCTTCGCCTCCGCCGCGTCCGCCGCCGCCTGGCTGCGCAGCCGCCGGCCCGCCCTTCTGGAGGCGGCCCGGATCGCCGTCGAGGAAGGCGAGCTGGACACCCTGGACCGGCGGCTGATGGCCGCCATCGTCCGTACGCTCATCGCCCACCAGGGCGCCGAGGCCGCCGCCCCCGATCTCTACGGGCTGCACGGGCTGGTCCTGGAGGTCGCCGAGCGGCGCGGGCTGGCGCGGGAACAGGCCGCCGCGCTGCTCAACCTCGGCGACCTCGACGCGCAGGCCGGGCGGACCACGGACGCGATGGCCCGCTACCGGGGCGCGCTCAGCGCGGCACGCGAGGTCAGGGACCCCATCGCGACCGTACGGGCACTGGAATCGCTGGGCGGCACCTACACGGAGCTGGGGGACTGGCAGCGGGCCGCCGACTGGTACGGGCGCGCGCTGGAGCTGCGGCTGACCCGCGGCGAGAACGCGGACGGGGCGCGGCTGCACGGCCGCATCGGCGCGGTGCACACCTACGCGGCCCGGTGGGGCGCGGCACTCAAGGAATGGCGGGCCGCCTACGGGACGTACCGGCGGCTGGGGGATGTGGCGGGCCAGGCGCGCGCGCTGGGGGAGGTCGCGCGGGTGCAGGAGTACGCGGGACGGCCCGAGGAATCGCTGCGGACCTGCACCGCGGCCCTGTCCCTGGCCGCGGAGGCCCGGGACGGCCGCCTGGAGGCGGCCCTCCAGCTGCGGATCGCGGACACCCTCGACCGGCTCGGCGACCCGGCCACCGCCCGGCTGCATCGGGCCATAGGGGAACGTCTCCTCTCAGATCACCCACAGTGACCTACGAAATCGGTGGTGCTCCTCTCAGTAATTGATGCTTTGCAAGGCTAGACAACAGAGAATCCTTAAATAGACTGGCCAGGCCGCGGACACCGCGGTCAGTCCCGGCATGCCTCGCATGCATGGATTTTTCCTGCAAGCTCTCTTACAAGGACCGTGATCGACGTGAAGGTCGGCATCCCCCGCGAGGTCAAGAACAACGAGTTCCGGGTGGCGATCACGCCTGCCGGTGTGCACGAGCTGGTCCGCCACGGCCACCAGGTCTTCATCGAGAAGGACGCCGGCCTCGGCTCCGCCATCCCGAAGGAGGAGTACGTCTCGGCCGGCGCCGAGATCCTCGGCACCGCCGACGAGGTCTGGGCCACCGCCGACCTGCTCCTGAAGGTCAAGGAGCCGATCGCGGAGGAGTACCACCGCCTCCGCAAGGACCAGACGCTCTTCACCTACCTGCACCTGGCCGCCTCCCGCGAGTGCACCGACGCCCTCCTGGAGTCGGGCACCACCGCCATCGCCTACGAGACGGTGGAGACCGCGGGCCGCCAGCTGCCGCTGCTCGCCCCGATGTCCGAGGTCGCGGGCCGTATCGCCCCGCAGGTCGGCGCGTACCACCTGATGCGCCAGGCCGGCGGCCGCGGTGTGCTGCCGGGCGGTGTGCCGGGTGTGGCCGCGGGCAAGGCCGTCGTCATCGGCGGCGGCGTCTCCGGCTGGAACGCCGTGCAGATCGCCGTGGGCCTCGGCTTCCACGTCACCCTGCTCGACAAGGACATCAACAAGCTGCGCGAGGCGGACCGGATCTTCGGCACCAAGGTGCAGACGATCGTCTCCAACGCCTACGAGCTGGAGAAGGCCGTCGTCGAGGCCGACCTCGTCGTGGGCGCGGTGCTCATCCCGGGCGCCAAGGCCCCGAAGCTGGTCACCAACGAGCTGGTCGCCAAGATGAAGCCCGGAAGTGTCCTTGTCGACATCGCGATCGACCAGGGCGGCTGCTTCGAGGACTCCCGTCCCACCACCCACGCCGAGCCGACCTTCCAGGTCCACAACTCGGTCTTCTACTGCGTGGCCAACATGCCCGGCGCGGTGCCCAGCACCTCCACCTACGCGCTGACCAACGCCACGCTGCCGTACATCGTGTCGCTGGCCAACAACGGCTGGGTTGAGGCGCTGCGCCGCGACGCTGCCCTCGCCAAGGGTCTGAACACCCACGACGGCAAGGTCGTCTACGGTCCGGTCGCCGAGGCGCACGGCCTGGAGGCCACCGACCTGACCACGCTCCTCGGCTGAGACGTCAATAGCGCGCGTCAATGACGCACTGCCGGCCGGGCCTTGTCCTCAAGGCCCGGCCGCGGCCGTTCGCCGACACGCCGCACGCCCGAAACCGCACGGGCGGTCCTCAACTCGCCGAGAACGTAACCGTTTAACCGATTCGCACACCCTCGAAACCTTGCGCTGATACCGCTTGCACCCTTGACATCGGCATGTTCGATTGCCGACACATCGGGCCGGGTCCGGCGGATTGTGTTGCTGCGAACGCCCGACACGCCATAGAGTCGCCAACCGTCGGCATAGTGCCACGCTGACCTATCGATAAGTTTCCTGGTCACATCCAAGGAGGTAAGACGACTTGTGAATGAGTCGACATTTACTCCCGGAGGTGGTCGACCAGGAGCGGTTGCACGGGGCCAGGGTCCCTCGGGGCTCCAGGCTGTCGGCTCCGTCGCTGTCCACACCTTCGCGACCCAACAGAGCACCACGACGACAGCCCACCAGAGCATGGACGGCCATCACGTGAACGCCATGGCCGGCGACCGGGGCGGCTCCGAACCCACCCGGCTCGCCGACTACGACGACCTGCCCGAGGGGCACTTCTACGACCCGGACGCGGAGTACGAGCCGGACCCCGAATACGCGGCCACGCTCGCGCCGGACGCCGCCCGGCAGCGCCGCGAGCGCGTCGGCCCCACGGGACGCCCGCTTCCCTACTTCCCGATTCCAGGACCGTTGACGGACCACGGACCCGCCAAAATCATCGCGATGTGCAACCAGAAAGGCGGGGTGGGAAAGACCACCTCGACCATCAATCTGGGCGCCGCACTCGCCGAATACGGACGACGGGTCCTGCTCGTCGACTTCGACCCCCAGGGCGCGCTGTCCGTCGGGCTCGGCGTCAACCCCATGGAACTGGACCTGACGGTCTACAACCTGCTCATGGAGCGGGGCATGTCGGCCGACGAAGTGCTGCTGAAGACCGCGGTCCCGAACATGGACCTGCTCCCCAGCAATATCGATTTGTCAGCCGCCGAGGTGCAGCTGGTCAGCGAGGTCGCACGCGAGTCGACCCTCCAGCGTGCGCTGAAGCCGCTGATGGCCGACTACGACTACATCGTCATCGACTGTCAGCCGTCCCTCGGCCTGCTGACCGTCAACGCGCTGACGGCCGCTCACAAGGTCATCGTCCCGCTGGAGTGCGAGTTCTTCGCGCTCCGCGGTGTGGCGCTGCTCACCGAGACGATCGAGAAGGTCCAGGAACGGCTCAACCCCGACCTGGAACTCGACGGCATCCTGGCGACCATGTACGACTCGCGGACCGTACACAGCCGAGAGGTCCTGGCGCGCGTCGTCGAAGCCTTCGACAACCACGTCTACCACACCGTCATCGGCCGTACGGTCCGCTTCCCCGAGACCACCGTCGCGGGTGAACCCATCACCACGTACGCGTCCAACTCCGTCGGTGCCGCCGCCTACCGTCAACTGGCCAGGGAGGTGCTCGCCCGGTGTCACGCCGAGTGAGTCTGCCCGGAGCCGACGAATTGTTCCGTACGACCGGGGGGTCGGGGCTGCAGTCCCCGGCGCCCCGCAAGACCGGTGGGCCGGCCGCGGCCGCTGGCGGCCCTGGGGCCGCCGTCAACGGGGATGCGCCGCGGGTGCCTGCGCCGGGCGGGCCGGCGGAGACCACGGAGCCCTCGCGGGGCGAGGAATCGAACCCGCGGCGGGAGGAGCCGGATGGTTCGGCGCCGGCCGAGCACGGTGGCCGCGGTGCGGAGGCGGCTGCCCCGAAGGGGCGCCGCCGGCAGGAATCCGCGTCCGCCGACGCGGCGGACGGCGGTGCGGTGCCGGCTCGGCGGCGGGGGCGTGGTGCGAACCGTCGTCCCAGCGGGCGGGAGCGGCACGACGAGAAGATCACGGTGTACGTGTCCGCCGAGGAGCTGATGGATCTGGAGCATGCCCGCCTCGTTCTCCGTGGTGAGCATGGGCTTGCGGTCGATCGCGGGCGGATCGTTCGGGAGGCCGTGGCCGTGGTGCTGGCGGATCTGGAGTCTCGGGGGGATGCGAGTATTTTGGTGCGGCGGTTGCGGGGCCGCTGATCGCGGCGAAGCCGCGGGTTTGTGGGGGTCTGGCCCGCGCTTCGCGCGGATACGCATTGGCTTCGTTGTGGGGCGGGGGTGCGCAGGGGGCCATCTCCTCGGCGCCTGGAGCGGCCGTCATGTCTGGACGCAACCATGTAACGGTCGCCTGCGGGGAGTGTCCCCCTGCACACCCCCTCCCGTCGGTTCGGCGTGTGCGGGCCGGTGGGGGGAGGGGAAAGAAGCCTGGTGCGCGCCCCCCATGAGGTGAAGCTCGCCGGGTGTAGGCGCAGGGCCTCAGGCGGCTCCGCGTCATGCGGAGGGGGCCGCAGGGGTCCGGCCGCCAGGGGCCTGTAAAGACCCCCGCCACGGCGGCGGGAAAGCCGCCCACCGGCCGGGCTCGGGGACACGTAGGGGTCTCCCCGCAGGCGACCGAAGCCCCGGTTGCGTCCATACACTTCGGCCGCTCCAGGCAACGAGGAGAGACCCCTGCGGGGCCCCGAGCCCCCACCACCGAACCCCCGGCGCCAAGGCGCACCCCCACCGGGGCAAACCGGACCCCCGGGCGCGCGCCTTGAGGATCGGCTGCCCCCCGGGAAGGCTACGCTTTGGGGGCTAGTCCGAACCCCTCCCTGGATCATGATGACCACCACCGAAGACCATGCCCCGTCGCTTGCGGACGGTGAGGCTGGTGACGGGAAGTTCACTGTTCGGCTGGAGAACTTCGAGGGGCCGTTCGATCTGCTGCTTCAGTTGATCTCGAAGCACAAGATGGATGTCACCGAGGTGGCGCTGTCCAAGGTGACGGACGAGTTCATGGCGCACATCCGGGCGATGGGGCCGGACTGGGATCTCGATCAGACCACCGAGTTCCTGGTCGTCGCGGCGACGCTGCTCGACCTGAAGGCGGCGCGGCTGCTGCCCGCGGCGGAGGTGGAGGACGAGGCGGATCTCGCGTTGCTGGAGGCGCGTGATCTGTTGTTCGCGCGGCTGCTGCAGTACCGGGCGTACAAGCGCGTCGCGGACATCTTCAGCGAGCGGCTGGAGGACGAGGGGCGCCGTTACCCCCGTACCGTCGGGCTGGAGCCGCACCATGCCGAGCTGCTGCCCGAGGTCGTGATCAGTATCGGGGCCGAGGGGTTCGCCGGGCTGGCCGTGAAGGCCATGCAGCCGAGGGCGAAGCCGCAGGTGTATGTGGATCACATTCACGCGCCGCTGGTGAGTGTCAGGGAGCAGGCGGAGGTGCTGGTGGCGCGGTTGCGTGCGGCCGGTACGGCCGTGTTCGGGGAGCTGGCCGAGGACGCGCCGGACACGCTCACCGTCGTCGCTCGGTTCCTGGCGCTGCTGGAGCTGTACCGGGAGCGGGTGGTGGAGCTGGACCAGGAGCAGGCGCTGGGGGTGCTGACGGTGCGGTGGACGGGTGGCGCGGAGGCCGAGCCGGTGGTCACGGACGAGTTCGATCGTGAGGCCGGGCCGCAGGCCGCGGCGGGTGAGGAAGGCGGGGACGCGGAGTGAGTGAGGCACAGGCGGTCGTGGGGGGCGGCCCGGACGGGCGGGACGCGCCGGTGGGCGCGCTCGGCGTCGCGGAGCTGGAGCTGCGGCCCGCGCTGGAGGCGGTGCTCATGGTCGTGGACGAGCCTGCGACGGAGGAGCACCTGGCCAGGGTGCTGGAGCGGCCCCGCCGCGAGGTGGCGCTGGCGTTGCGGGAGCTGTCGGAGGAGTACACGCGGCAGGGGCGCGGGTTCGACCTGCGGCTGGTGGCGGGGGGCTGGCGGTTCTACAGCCGGGGCGCGTACGCGGACGCCGTGGAGAGCTTTGTGCTGGACGGGCAGCAGGCCCGGCTCACGCAGGCCGCGTTGGAGACTCTGGCCGTGGTCGCGTACCGTCAGCCGGTCAGCCGTTCCAGGGTCTCGGCCGTGCGCGGGGTGAACTGTGACGGTGTGATGCGCACCCTTCTTCAGCGTGGTCTGGTGGAGGAGACGGGGACGGAACCTGAAACAGGTGCGATCCTGTACAGGACGACGAACTACTTTCTGGAGCGGATGGGCCTGCGCGGCCTGGACGAGCTTCCGGAGCTCGCTCCCTTCCTCCCGGAGGCGGAGGCGGTCGAGGGCGATTCCCGGGAAGGTGTTCCGTCGTTCGACGTAGACGACAGCGGCGACGACTCTCAGACGGATCATTGATGCGAAGCAGCGGCAGGAACAACAGGGACGCCGGTAGGGGCAACTACCGGGGTGCGGGCAACAAGAAGGACGAGAAGCAGCAGCGCGCCGGCCGGCCCCGTCCCGAGGAGCGCCGCTACGACGTGGGCGAGGGCGCGGGCCGGGGCGGCTCGGGCGGCCGTGGCGGCTCGGCTGGCCAGGGCGGCTCCGGCGGCCAGGGCGGCCGCGGCGGTTCCGGCGCCCCCGAGCGCAAGGGCCGCGGCGCGGCGGCCCGCGGCGGCGCCAAGGGCGGCCCCCGTACGAGCCCGAAGGGCGGCGGCAAGGGCCCGCAGCAGCGTGGCCGCGGCCAGGCCCCGGCGCGGCCGCGTGAGTACGACGCGCAGGTGGAGGAGCGTAACCGCGCCCGTCACAACAAGCCGCAGATCAAGACGCCGAAGACGTTCGGCGACCAGGAGGGCGAGCGCCTGCAGAAGGTGCTGGCCCGGGCCGGCATGGGCTCGCGCCGTGCGTGCGAGGAGCTGATCGACCAGGCGCGTGTCGAGGTCAACGGGCAGATCGTCACCGAGCAGGGTGTGCGGGTGGACCCGGACAAGGACGAGGTCAAGGTGGACGGCCTGACGGTCGCCACGCAGTCGTACCTCTTCTTCGCGCTGAACAAGCCGGCCGGTGTGGTCTCGACCATGGAGGACCCGGACGGCCGGCAGTGCCTGGGCGACTACGTGACCAACCGCGAGACGCGGCTGTTCCACGTGGGGCGGCTGGACACCGAGACCGAGGGCATCATCCTGCTCACCAACCACGGTGAGCTGGCCCACCGGCTGACCCACCCGCGCTACGGCGTGAAGAAGACCTACCTGGCCGCGATCCAGGGCCCGCTCCCGCGCGACCTGGGCAAGCAGCTGAAGGACGGCATCCAGCTGGAGGACGGCTACGCGCGCGCGGACCACTTCCGCGTGGTGCAGCAGACCGGCAAGAACTACCTGGTCGAGGTGACCCTCCACGAGGGCCGCAAGCACATCGTGCGCCGCATGCTGGCCGAGGCGGGCTTCCCGGTGGAGAAGCTGGTGCGGACGAGCTTCGGGCCGATCTCGCTGGGCGACCAGAAGTCCGGCTGGCTGCGCCGGATGACGAACACCGAGGTCGGGATGCTGATGCGGGAGGTCGATCTGTAAGCGCCGGGCGCCTGGCACCGGCCTTGCGAGGTCGTCGGACCACCCCTTATTGTCACTGTGACGATTAAGGGGTGGTTCTTTTCATGGCGTCCGCCGCTACCGGTTCGCTCATCGGGCTCGCGCTCGGTGACGCGCTCGGGTATCCGACCGAGTTCCTGGATGTGTCCGCGATCGAGGCCACGTGCGGCCCGTGGCGCGAGATGGCGCTGCCGTCGCCCGCGTACGTGACCGACGACACGCAGATGACGATCGCCCTCGGGCTCGGCCTGCGGAAGGCCGCGGCGAGCGCGGGCGGCGTCGGCGGGCTGGACGCCGCGCAGCTGGTCCCGCCGGTACGGGAGAAGTACGTCGAGTGGTGGCGCTCCCCGGACAACAACCGTGCGCCGGGCAACACCTGCCTCAGGGCGTGTCAGCTGCTCAGTGACCCCGCGCGGCCGTGGGCGCAGGCCGGTCAGGTCGGCTCGAAGGGGTGCGGCGCGAACATGCGGGTCGCGCCGGTCGGGCTGGTGCCGACCCTCACCCCGGAGCAGCGGTCCGGCGCCGCGCAGCTCCAGTCCGCGCTGACGCACGGGCACCCGACCGCGCTCGCAGCCAGCGACCTCACCGCGTACGCCGTGCAACTGCTCGCGGAGGGCGCACGGCCGGAGGAATTGGCCGGCCTGCTGCGCTCGTACGCGGTCGGCAGCCGTACGGTCTACCGGGGCGACTGGCTGGGGGAGCTGTGGCGCCACGCCCAGGACCCGTCCCCGGAACACTTCATCGCGCGCGGCTGGGACGACTGCCTCGGCGTGCTGGACCGGCTGGACGCCGCGCTGCGCGCCCCCGACCCGGAGGCCGATCCCTGCCTGGCCACCGGCGCCGGCTGGATCGCCGAGGAGGCGCTCGCCACCGGGCTGCTGTGCTTCCTGCTCTTTCCCGGCGAGCCGCTGACCGCGCTGCGCCGCGCCGCCTGCTCCTCCGGTGACTCCGACTCGATCGCCTGCCTCGCCGGCGCCTTCGCGGGCGCCCACCTGGGGGCCGGGGCGTGGCCCGAGGAGTGGGCGGGCCGGATCGAGTACCGCGACGAGCTGCTGGCGCTGGGGAAGGTGTGGGATGTCTGACGGGGCACGGAGCGGTGCGGTGCTGCGGGCGGCCGGGCTGCCCGATCTGGACCTGGGCGAGGTGACGGCGGGGGAGGGCGACCCGCTGGTCTTCGCGACGGTCTCCGGCGCGCACTTGTACGGCTTTCCGTCCCGCGACTCGGACGTGGACCTGCGCGGGGCGCACCTGCTGCCCGCCGCCGCGCTGGTCGGGCTGCGGGAGCCGGACGAGACGCGCTCCTGGATGGCGGACCGGGACGGTGTCGAGGTCGATCTCGTCACCCACGATCTGCGCAAGTTCGCACGGCTGATGCTGCGGCGCAACGGCTATGTGCTGGAACAGCTGCTGTCGCCGCTGGTGGTGCGCACGAGCGCGCTGCACGAGGAACTGCTCGCGCTGGCGCCCGCCGTTCTCACCAGCCACCACGCCCACCACTACCGGGGCTTCGCGAACACGCAGTGGCGCCTCTTCGAGAAGACCGGGGAGCTCAAGCCGCTGCTGTACACGCTGCGCGTGCTGCTGACCGGCATTCACCTGATGGGCAGCGGGCAGGTGCTGGCCCATCTGCCCACGTTGGCCGAGCTGGTGACGGCGCCCGCGTACGTACCGGAGCTGATCGCGGCCAAGGCAGAGGCGGAGCACGGGACCGCCGCCGATCTGGTGGACCCGGAGCGGTTGCGGGCGGACGTGGCGGAGCTGCACGGACGGCTGGACGCGGCGCAGGCCGCCTCCGCGCTGCCGGACGCCCCCGGCGGCCACGACGCGCTACACGACCTCCTCGTACGCGCCCGTCTCGGCGCAGCGGAGCGCTGACGCGCGCCGGGTCCGGAACAGGAAGTCCTCGACGCGGCGGCGGTCCGGCTCCGGCGGCAGCGGGGAGCCGGACTCGGCCGCCGCGGCCTGCTCGGCCAGTACGGTCATCCGGCGCTCGACCTCGGGCCAGGGGACCTCGCCGCGCTTGACCGCGAGCAGGTCCTCGCGCGCCTCGCCGACGTCCAGCGTGAGCACGCCCGTACGCAGCAGATCGCGGGCCGTCCGCAAGAGCCGCAGCAGGTGCATGGCGTGCTTCCAGCGGGGCGCGCCGTGCTGCCGTACGTCCGCCTCCAGCTTCTTGAGCTGGCCGGCCGCGTACCCGGTGAACGTGCGGTGCACCTCGCGGGAGAGGAACGCGCCGCGCAGCGCGAGGAGTTCGCGGCCGGTGGCGTCGGCGTGCTCGACGAGCGGGGAGTGGAGGCACTCCAGGATGTTCGGGTTGGCGCGCAGCGCCAGCTCGCAGAAGCGTTCCAGCTCCCAGGAGAACTCCTCCTCGCGCGGCCCCTCCACGTGGACCGGCGGCTTCTCGAAGCGCCAGAACAGCGGGGTGGGCGCGAGGTAGACCCCGCGCCGGTCTGTGTCGCTGGCGCCGGTGGCGAGCCCGAAGGCGCGCGAGCCCATGACACAGGCGTAGACGGTGTGTCCCGTGACCAGGGCGTGGCCTGCGGCGGAGGTCGGCATGAGGGGGATTGTGGCTGGTGGGAGAGGTGGGCGCCAGTCGGTTTCGGGTGGCGGAAACCCCGGGCGTCGGTACGTTTGAATGAAGTCACTCGTCGCGCGGTCCTCATCGACATTGCCGGTCATGCGCAAGGCGAAAGGCAGCATGGACATGACGAGATCACCAGACCTCGGGAGACTGATGGGCGGGCTGCCCGGCGGCGGCCAGGGCGGCGCGGGAGGAGACCTCGTCGGATCGCTGCTGGGAGCGCTCGGCGGCACAGGACCGGGAGGGCACGGCGGCCCCGGCCACGGAATCGGCCCCGGCGGCCGGGGCGGCATACAGGCCGTGCTCGGCACACTCCTGCAAGGAGAGCTGGGGCGGCAGGCGCACTCCTGGGTGGGGCGCGGCGCCAACGAACCGGTCACCCCCGAACAGGTCGAGAAGGCCCTGCCCGACGAGACCCTGCAGCGGATAGCGGACGAGAACGGCGTCAGCGCCCAGGAGGCGGCGGAGCAGCTCGCGCACGCGCTGCCGCAGGCCGTGGACCGGCTGACGCCCGACGGCGAGATACCGCAGGACCCGCTGTTCCAGGACCTCGTCGCCCGCCGCCCCCGGGCCGTCGGGCGGCCCTGAGCGCAGGCGTCCACGTCCCACCACCGGCCGGTCCGTGTCTCGCGGACCGGTCGGCTTCGTGATCGCTGCCCGGATCTGGCTAGGCTTGCGCCCAGGAGTCGGCGGCGGACGCCGCAGGTGGAACCCAGGGGAGCGGTGACGTGGCGGTACGAGCGGTGCGCGGAGCCGTGCAGCTGGAACGGGACGAAGCGGGGCATATGCATGAGCAGGTGTCCGCGCTGCTGACCGCCGTTCTGGAGCGCAACGGGCTGACCCCGGACGACCTGATCAGCATGTGGTTCACCGCCACCCCCGACCTGCACAGCGACTTCCCCGCGGTGGCCGCCCGGCAGCTCGGCATCACCGACGTGCCGCTGCTGTGCGCGCAGGAGCTGGACATCGCGGGCGCCATGCCGCGCGTGGTGCGCGTTCTGGCGCATGTCGCGACCGAGCGCACCAAGGACGAGATCGCGCACGTCTACCTCGGTGCCGCCGGTGCCCTGCGGAAGGACATCGCCCAGTGAGGACCGCGCTCGTCATCGGCACCGGCCTGATCGGTACCTCCATCGCCCTCGCGCTGCAGTCCCGCGGCATCCAGGTGTACCTGGCCGACCACGACCCGGCGCAGGCCGAGACCGCCGCCGCGCTCGGCGCCGGCACGGCCGAGGAGCCGCCGGGCCCGGTCGACCTGGCGGTGGCCGCGGTGCCGCCCGCCCATGTCGCGCCGACGCTGGCCGCGGCGATCCGGCGCGGCTGCGCCCGCGCCTACCTCGACGTGGCCAGCGTCAAGGGCGGCCCGCGCCGCGAGCTGGAGGCGATGGGCTGCGACCTGTCGGCGTACCTCGGCACCCACCCGATGGCGGGCAAGGAGCGCTCCGGGCCGCTCGCCGCGACCGCCGAGCTGTTCGAGGGGAGGCCCTGGGTCCTGACTCCGGCCGAGGGCGGCGACACCGAGGTCCTCAACATAGCTCTGGAGCTGGTGGCACTGTGCCGCGCGGTGCCCGTCGTCATGGAGGCGGACGCGCACGACCGGGCCGTCGCCCTGGTCTCGCACACCCCGCAGCTGGTCTCCAGCCTGGTCGCCGCCCGCCTCCAGGGCGCCGACGAGACCGCCGTACGGCTGTGCGGGCAGGGCATCCGGGACGTGACCCGGATCGCCGCGTCCGCGCCCCGGATGTGGATGGACATCCTCTCCGCCAACCCGGGCCCGGTCGCCGACGTGCTCAGCGAGGTCTCGGCCGACCTGGAGCGCACGGTGGCGGCGCTCCGCGCACTGGAGGCCGCCGACGACGAGGCGCGCGCCGCGGGCGCCCGCGGCGTCGAGGACGTGCTGCGGCGCGGCAACGCGGGCCGCGAACGGGTGCCGGGCAAGCACGGCGCCGCCCCGGCCGCGTACGAGATCGTCTCGGTGCACATCGGCGACCAGCCCGGCGAGCTGGCCCGGATCTTCGCGGACGCCGGCCGGGCCGCGGTCAACATCGAGGACGTACGGATCGAGCACGCCACCGGCCAGCAGGC includes:
- the scpB gene encoding SMC-Scp complex subunit ScpB, which gives rise to MSEAQAVVGGGPDGRDAPVGALGVAELELRPALEAVLMVVDEPATEEHLARVLERPRREVALALRELSEEYTRQGRGFDLRLVAGGWRFYSRGAYADAVESFVLDGQQARLTQAALETLAVVAYRQPVSRSRVSAVRGVNCDGVMRTLLQRGLVEETGTEPETGAILYRTTNYFLERMGLRGLDELPELAPFLPEAEAVEGDSREGVPSFDVDDSGDDSQTDH
- a CDS encoding segregation and condensation protein A, giving the protein MTTTEDHAPSLADGEAGDGKFTVRLENFEGPFDLLLQLISKHKMDVTEVALSKVTDEFMAHIRAMGPDWDLDQTTEFLVVAATLLDLKAARLLPAAEVEDEADLALLEARDLLFARLLQYRAYKRVADIFSERLEDEGRRYPRTVGLEPHHAELLPEVVISIGAEGFAGLAVKAMQPRAKPQVYVDHIHAPLVSVREQAEVLVARLRAAGTAVFGELAEDAPDTLTVVARFLALLELYRERVVELDQEQALGVLTVRWTGGAEAEPVVTDEFDREAGPQAAAGEEGGDAE
- a CDS encoding ParA family protein; this translates as MDGHHVNAMAGDRGGSEPTRLADYDDLPEGHFYDPDAEYEPDPEYAATLAPDAARQRRERVGPTGRPLPYFPIPGPLTDHGPAKIIAMCNQKGGVGKTTSTINLGAALAEYGRRVLLVDFDPQGALSVGLGVNPMELDLTVYNLLMERGMSADEVLLKTAVPNMDLLPSNIDLSAAEVQLVSEVARESTLQRALKPLMADYDYIVIDCQPSLGLLTVNALTAAHKVIVPLECEFFALRGVALLTETIEKVQERLNPDLELDGILATMYDSRTVHSREVLARVVEAFDNHVYHTVIGRTVRFPETTVAGEPITTYASNSVGAAAYRQLAREVLARCHAE
- the ald gene encoding alanine dehydrogenase; the protein is MKVGIPREVKNNEFRVAITPAGVHELVRHGHQVFIEKDAGLGSAIPKEEYVSAGAEILGTADEVWATADLLLKVKEPIAEEYHRLRKDQTLFTYLHLAASRECTDALLESGTTAIAYETVETAGRQLPLLAPMSEVAGRIAPQVGAYHLMRQAGGRGVLPGGVPGVAAGKAVVIGGGVSGWNAVQIAVGLGFHVTLLDKDINKLREADRIFGTKVQTIVSNAYELEKAVVEADLVVGAVLIPGAKAPKLVTNELVAKMKPGSVLVDIAIDQGGCFEDSRPTTHAEPTFQVHNSVFYCVANMPGAVPSTSTYALTNATLPYIVSLANNGWVEALRRDAALAKGLNTHDGKVVYGPVAEAHGLEATDLTTLLG
- a CDS encoding ADP-ribosylglycohydrolase family protein; translated protein: MASAATGSLIGLALGDALGYPTEFLDVSAIEATCGPWREMALPSPAYVTDDTQMTIALGLGLRKAAASAGGVGGLDAAQLVPPVREKYVEWWRSPDNNRAPGNTCLRACQLLSDPARPWAQAGQVGSKGCGANMRVAPVGLVPTLTPEQRSGAAQLQSALTHGHPTALAASDLTAYAVQLLAEGARPEELAGLLRSYAVGSRTVYRGDWLGELWRHAQDPSPEHFIARGWDDCLGVLDRLDAALRAPDPEADPCLATGAGWIAEEALATGLLCFLLFPGEPLTALRRAACSSGDSDSIACLAGAFAGAHLGAGAWPEEWAGRIEYRDELLALGKVWDV
- a CDS encoding tetratricopeptide repeat protein, with the translated sequence MTDQAVGGGHVPPGKAGGPATTARQRPGPDADGARDAADRPGTRRPPTRRTVPPAATAPGGFIGRRRELKALRADIARTGLDTLSGRRGARSRVLLIAGRPGSGRSALAAELARQLADDYPDGVLRAALTNPGGGPVPLDLVARDLLTELGAPVQPGAAEDELTEALRAALAERRALLLLDDAAGAEQVEPLLPDAAGCLVVAVSEGPLTGITDVRPCTLGGLDNASAVALLSRYAGPTRITVDPRSADAVAEECGGRPAALVLAGGWLAERPKSSVADLLQALREVPEPAGEPAGDRPLARAFRLVYDSLSPVAARTLRLLGLAPAGIADAHIASALAGCSVAAAEAALRDFAARGLMRPVQEDRAEAAEPDPRGHGSGYAGSAGLQAQYAMPGCLAPLVRAALDAKERPAEIQLARARMLERTVRLLQSCRALGEPAGSPARQKVAGLPRSLRFASAASAAAWLRSRRPALLEAARIAVEEGELDTLDRRLMAAIVRTLIAHQGAEAAAPDLYGLHGLVLEVAERRGLAREQAAALLNLGDLDAQAGRTTDAMARYRGALSAAREVRDPIATVRALESLGGTYTELGDWQRAADWYGRALELRLTRGENADGARLHGRIGAVHTYAARWGAALKEWRAAYGTYRRLGDVAGQARALGEVARVQEYAGRPEESLRTCTAALSLAAEARDGRLEAALQLRIADTLDRLGDPATARLHRAIGERLLSDHPQ
- a CDS encoding pseudouridine synthase, translated to MRSSGRNNRDAGRGNYRGAGNKKDEKQQRAGRPRPEERRYDVGEGAGRGGSGGRGGSAGQGGSGGQGGRGGSGAPERKGRGAAARGGAKGGPRTSPKGGGKGPQQRGRGQAPARPREYDAQVEERNRARHNKPQIKTPKTFGDQEGERLQKVLARAGMGSRRACEELIDQARVEVNGQIVTEQGVRVDPDKDEVKVDGLTVATQSYLFFALNKPAGVVSTMEDPDGRQCLGDYVTNRETRLFHVGRLDTETEGIILLTNHGELAHRLTHPRYGVKKTYLAAIQGPLPRDLGKQLKDGIQLEDGYARADHFRVVQQTGKNYLVEVTLHEGRKHIVRRMLAEAGFPVEKLVRTSFGPISLGDQKSGWLRRMTNTEVGMLMREVDL